In the genome of Palaemon carinicauda isolate YSFRI2023 chromosome 15, ASM3689809v2, whole genome shotgun sequence, one region contains:
- the LOC137654071 gene encoding uncharacterized protein produces the protein MFGVIARVGLTSTSLPQGIISCLQFEQDLIIMLQQQETDANEPKTEAEADVNEPKREPPKAEMNESEQEPLSQHQTNLDQLHNSISSQRLAASESQRQQAKHMVKRSRTELVAGEIRGNIALPIPLVDRGRGDPRNTLGVIVSRSMNDQYRVATKSGILKGSYSRSQFDIF, from the coding sequence ATGTTCGGTGTGATTGCCCGAGTCGGACTGACGTCAACATCACTTCCACAAGGAATCATCAGTTGCCTGCAGTTTGAGCAAGACCTAATAATAATGCTTCAGCAGCAAGAAACAGATGCCAACGAGCCTAAAACAGAAGCAGAAGCTGATGTCAATGAACCCAAGCGAGAACCACCTAAAGCTGAAATGAATGAGTCTGAGCAAGAGCCACTATCCCAGCATCAAACGAACCTTGATCAACTTCATAACAGCATCAGTTCCCAACGATTAGCAGCAAGTGAATCTCAGAGGCAACAAGCAAAACATATGGTTAAGAGGAGCCGAACAGAATTAGTAGCAGGTGAGATACGAGGCAACATTGCTCTTCCGATTCCATTGGTTGATCGAGGTCGTGGAGACCCAAGAAACACCCTAGGTGTTATTGTGAGTAGGAGCATGAACGACCAATACAGAGTGGCCACCAAAAGTGGTATTCTAAAAGGAAGCTATTCCAGGAGTCAGTTTGACATTTTTTAA
- the LOC137654072 gene encoding KRAB-A domain-containing protein 2-like, with protein sequence MSKMWGCEKIIKKRQTLDETPVYYVSIEDTFDIVKRAHVATGHGGRDRMTKELQVKYDNIQRDATELFKSLCLEYQKKRKRPMTKGVVVKPILSTEFSSRGQVDLIDTQSMSCRTFKWIMVYQDHLTKFCVLRPLTSSMQLK encoded by the exons ATGTCTAAGA TGTGGGGATgtgagaaaattattaagaaacgaCAAACTCTAGACGAAACACCGGTGTACTATGTCTCCATTGAGGACACATTTGACATAGTTAAAAGAGCACACGTTGCAACTGGTCATGGCGGTCGAGACAGAATGACAAAAGAACTCCAAGTGAAATATGACAACATTCAGCGAGATGCAACTGAACTATTCAAATCGTTATGCCTGGAATACCAGAAAAAGAGAAAGCGACCAATGACAAAGGGTGTCGTAGTTAAACCTATTCTGAGTACTGAATTTTCATCACGTGGCCAGGTTGATCTCATAGACACGCAGTCTATGTCATGTAGAACCTTCAAATGGATTATGGTGTACCAAGACCATCTGACAAAGTTCTGCGTTCTACGTCCGCTCACATCAAGCATGCAGCTGAAGTAG